A part of Cannabis sativa cultivar Pink pepper isolate KNU-18-1 chromosome 6, ASM2916894v1, whole genome shotgun sequence genomic DNA contains:
- the LOC133039419 gene encoding uncharacterized protein LOC133039419 — protein MATIDKSWTKIRNRGCHEFWNGLQAFLAMASEHKDCDGRIRCPCVRCINSRFEKIDRVRAHVFDRGFMQGYDKWIYHGEPEDVVDDVAVADIESEDEMIPILEDFFPPTTEDVQGEDEQPTTNPQFDDLFEEIEAELYPGCDWISSLNFLAKLLHLKVRGKIPNNIFEELLKLLKFAFPKENNIPSTYYEAKKRLKKLGLGYDNIDVCLYNCCLFYKENASKEACPVCGTSRWVTSENGKGKKVPCKVMRYFPLTPRLKRLYSSRITAKSMIWHHTGKSKDDGVLRHPVDGLAWKDFDAKHPEFARDPRNVRLGLAADGFNPFGNMSLAYSMWPVVVANYNLPPWLCMKDNYFLLSTLIPGAKSPGKDMDIFLRPLVDELKELWNNGVATRDSSTNSMFTMRAALLWTVNDFPARSSLSGWSGQGYKACPTCNEDTTSI, from the coding sequence ATGGCGACAATTGATAAGTCTTGGACCAAAATCAGAAATCGTGGTTGCCATGAATTTTGGAATGGTTTACAAGCATTTTTAGCAATGGCATCAGAACATAAGGATTGTGATGGAAGAATTCGATGTCCTTGTGTGAGATGTATAAATagtaggtttgaaaaaatagataggGTTAGAGCACACGTATTTGATCGAGGTTTCATGCAAGGATATGATAAGTGGATTTATCACGGCGAGCCTGAGGATGTTGTCGATGATGTAGCAGTTGCCGATATTGAATCAGAGGATGAAATGATACCTATTCTAGAAGACTTCTTTCCCCCAACAACAGAGGATGTACAAGGAGAAGATGAACAACCAACCACAAACCCTCAGTTTGATGACTTATTTGAGGAAATTGAAGCTGAATTGTATCCCGGTTGTGATTGGATTTCGTCTCTAAACTTTTTAGCAAAGCTATTGCATTTAAAAGTTAGGGGAAAAATTCCTAATAACATCTTTGAAGAATTATTGAAGCTTTTAAAGTTTGCGTTTCCGaaggaaaataatattccaTCAACTTACTACGAGGCAAAAAAGAGATTGAAGAAATTAGGCTTGGGTTATGATAATATCGATGTCTGTTTGTATAATTGTTGCTTATTTTATAAGGAGAATGCATCCAAGGAGGCTTGTCCAGTTTGCGGAACTAGTCGTTGGGTTACTTCCGAGAACGGGAAAGGAAAAAAAGTTCCTTGCAAAGTCATGCGATACTTTCCGTTGACACCTCGACTTAAAAGATTATATAGTTCGAGGATTACAGCGAAAAGCATGATATGGCATCATACtggaaaatcaaaagatgatggGGTGTTGCGACACCCGGTCGATGGTTTAGCTTGGAAAGACTTTGATGCAAAACATCCCGAGTTTGCAAGGGACCCAAGAAATGTTCGACTTGGGTTAGCTGCTGATGgatttaatccatttggcaacatgagtcTTGCATACAGCATGTGGCCAGTGGTGGTAGCTAACTATAATCTACCACCTTGGTTATGCAtgaaagataattattttttgctatCTACCCTAATTCCtggtgcaaaatctccaggtaaagacatggatatatttttaagaCCTTTGGTGGATGAATTAAAGGAGTTGTGGAATAATGGGGTAGCAACGAGAGATAGTTCGACCAACTCGATGTTCACAATGCGTGCTGCGCTTTTGTGGACAGTGAATGATTTTCCTGCTCGTAGTAGCTTGTCTGGGTGGAGTGGTCAAGGTTATAAAGCTTGCCCTACTTGTAATGAAGACACGACGTCCATTTGA
- the LOC133039523 gene encoding LOB domain-containing protein 24-like translates to MSSSSSHHTRCAACKYLRKSCPSDCIFSPYFPSNNPQRFSFVHKIFGASNVGKMLKQLPVELRGEAADAMHFEATCRMENRVYGCVRIISQLQQQIQNVEIELAMTRAEIALFSSTSSCSSNPNPNSFTQSQQNDESVIGQYDHHFFNF, encoded by the exons ATGAGTTCATCATCATCTCATCATACTCGTTGTGCTGCTTGTAAGTACTTGAGAAAAAGTTGCCCTTCAGATTGCATTTTCTCTCCATATTTTCCTTCCAACAATCCTCAACGATTCTCTTTCGTTCATAAAATTTTCGGGGCCAGCAATGTCGGAAAAATGCTCAAG CAATTACCGGTAGAACTGCGCGGTGAAGCAGCGGATGCTATGCATTTCGAGGCGACATGTAGAATGGAGAATCGAGTTTACGGATGTGTTAGGATTATTTCTCAGTTACAACAACAAATACAAAATGTTGAGATTGAATTGGCTATGACAAGAGCTGAGATTGCCTTGTTTTCTTcaacttcttcttgttcttctaATCCTAATCCTAATAGCTTCACACAATCACAACAAAATGATGAGAGTGTTATTGGACAGTATGATCATCAtttcttcaatttttaa